One part of the bacterium genome encodes these proteins:
- a CDS encoding TolC family protein, whose amino-acid sequence MIRSAAALAALLAVTAGCAVGPDYQRPDVTAIPGRFVEEDAAAAASLPGAVHGWWKDLGSPELDALVAEALANNPDAAAAAARVMSARAQLEGANASRLPSVEVGGTASRSQTTRARFGGQGSFYQNFYTASATAAYELDLWGRLSRTRRAAWSAALASEADRRTVQQALVADVVRAWLAVREATDQLALSRGTLAAYERSRDMVADRYLAGVVPSVDLHLARQNVAATGALVA is encoded by the coding sequence GTGATCCGATCCGCAGCGGCCCTGGCCGCCCTGCTGGCCGTGACTGCCGGCTGCGCCGTGGGGCCCGACTACCAGCGGCCGGACGTGACCGCGATCCCCGGCCGCTTCGTCGAGGAGGACGCGGCGGCCGCCGCATCCTTGCCGGGCGCCGTCCACGGCTGGTGGAAGGACCTGGGCTCGCCCGAGCTCGACGCCCTGGTCGCCGAAGCCCTGGCCAACAATCCCGATGCCGCGGCCGCCGCGGCCCGCGTGATGTCGGCCCGCGCCCAGCTCGAAGGGGCGAACGCGAGCCGCCTGCCCTCGGTGGAGGTGGGCGGGACGGCCTCCCGCTCGCAGACGACCCGGGCCCGCTTCGGCGGCCAGGGGAGCTTCTACCAGAACTTCTATACGGCCTCGGCGACCGCCGCCTACGAGCTGGATCTCTGGGGCCGGCTCTCCAGGACGCGGCGCGCGGCCTGGTCCGCGGCCCTGGCCAGCGAGGCCGACCGGCGCACCGTGCAGCAGGCCCTGGTGGCCGACGTGGTGCGCGCCTGGCTGGCCGTGCGTGAAGCCACGGACCAGCTCGCCCTGAGCCGGGGAACCCTCGCCGCCTACGAGCGCAGCCGCGACATGGTGGCCGACCGCTACCTGGCGGGCGTGGTCCCGTCGGTCGACCTGCACCTGGCGCGCCAGAACGTCGCCGCCACCGGAGCGCTGGTCGCC
- a CDS encoding CerR family C-terminal domain-containing protein codes for MSEPTTKERLLDAAEILFAQKGYEAVSIREIAGAADVNLAAVNYHFQGKENLYREVLRRFLAPKREKLLAAIALVEAADDSQPRLEMLIRAFVGTHLEDALNSPRGLLGLHLMSREMAEPRQGARVLVEELIGPVRRRFLLLLRELLPAMSDVRLQMIIGSIVGQFVYYAMHWHNQRNMPGTAQETPLAFVSLGDGIEEYISNVIEHVTRFTLGGIREISEGGDT; via the coding sequence ATGAGCGAGCCTACGACCAAGGAACGTCTGCTGGACGCGGCCGAAATCCTCTTCGCACAGAAGGGCTACGAGGCGGTCTCCATTCGCGAGATAGCCGGCGCCGCCGACGTGAACCTGGCCGCGGTCAATTATCATTTCCAGGGCAAGGAGAACCTCTACCGGGAAGTGCTGCGCCGCTTTCTCGCCCCCAAGCGCGAGAAGCTCCTGGCGGCCATCGCCTTGGTGGAGGCTGCGGACGACAGCCAGCCCAGGCTCGAGATGCTGATCCGCGCCTTCGTGGGCACCCATCTCGAGGACGCCCTGAACAGCCCGCGCGGCCTGCTCGGACTGCATCTGATGTCGCGGGAGATGGCGGAGCCCCGGCAGGGCGCCCGGGTGCTGGTCGAGGAACTGATCGGTCCGGTGCGGCGGCGGTTCCTGCTGCTGTTGCGCGAACTGCTGCCCGCCATGAGCGACGTTCGGCTCCAGATGATCATCGGCAGCATCGTCGGTCAGTTCGTCTACTATGCCATGCACTGGCACAACCAACGGAACATGCCGGGCACCGCTCAGGAAACGCCGCTGGCGTTCGTTTCCCTGGGGGACGGCATCGAGGAATACATCAGCAACGTGATCGAGCACGTGACCCGCTTCACGCTGGGCGGCATACGTGAGATCAGCGAAGGAGGCGACACGTGA